The proteins below are encoded in one region of Segatella copri:
- a CDS encoding MFS transporter, whose product MIQLKENQGIPRSILLMMAIVAGLTVANCYYNQPLLELIRHDLDITEQKANLITVITQIGYALGLFFLIPLCDMLSRKKLILVNMTIAALMAIVMAAAQNVWMLWGASLLIGACSVIPQFFIPIAGQFSEPKNKSRNMGIVLSGLLTGILASRVISGYIGEWLGWREMFIIAAFVMVFCMGIMLLMMPEMKRNYVGTYRGLMTTIAEIFFFHSSIRIYSTRAAFGFGSMMAIWSCLAFHLAQPPFSAGSDMVGMLGLCGIMGAVAASGVGKLIPRFGIRKFNLFGAGMQIIAWAIALLFGNTYAGLIAAIILVDIGLQCQQLSNQSGCLQEIPQASNRANTIFMTSYFIGGSLGTFCAGYVWTQADWLGVCIVGIAFAMISLLITLNCKK is encoded by the coding sequence ATGATACAGCTAAAAGAAAATCAGGGCATTCCCCGCAGCATTCTTCTGATGATGGCTATCGTCGCAGGACTCACCGTAGCCAACTGCTACTACAATCAGCCGCTTCTCGAACTCATCCGCCACGACCTGGATATTACCGAGCAGAAGGCTAACCTCATCACCGTCATTACCCAGATAGGTTATGCGCTGGGCTTATTCTTCCTCATTCCCTTGTGCGACATGCTTTCGCGCAAGAAACTCATCCTTGTCAATATGACCATTGCTGCATTGATGGCTATCGTGATGGCTGCAGCGCAAAACGTTTGGATGCTCTGGGGAGCTTCACTGCTGATTGGCGCCTGTTCGGTGATTCCGCAGTTCTTCATTCCGATAGCCGGACAGTTTTCGGAGCCCAAGAACAAGAGCAGGAATATGGGCATTGTACTCTCCGGACTGCTGACGGGCATTCTTGCCTCACGAGTAATCAGCGGTTACATCGGCGAATGGCTGGGATGGCGGGAGATGTTTATCATAGCTGCTTTCGTGATGGTGTTTTGCATGGGAATCATGCTGCTGATGATGCCTGAAATGAAGCGCAACTATGTAGGAACCTACCGAGGGCTGATGACCACGATAGCAGAAATTTTCTTTTTCCATTCTTCTATCCGCATCTATTCCACCCGTGCAGCCTTCGGGTTCGGCAGTATGATGGCAATATGGTCTTGTCTGGCGTTCCATCTGGCGCAGCCACCTTTCAGCGCAGGAAGTGATATGGTAGGAATGCTCGGACTTTGCGGAATCATGGGAGCCGTTGCTGCCAGTGGTGTTGGAAAACTGATTCCTAGGTTTGGCATTCGAAAATTCAATCTGTTCGGAGCAGGAATGCAGATCATCGCCTGGGCAATAGCCTTGCTTTTCGGCAACACTTACGCCGGACTCATCGCAGCCATCATCCTGGTTGACATCGGTCTGCAATGTCAGCAGCTCAGCAATCAGAGTGGTTGTCTGCAGGAGATTCCGCAGGCTTCCAACCGCGCCAACACCATTTTCATGACCAGCTATTTCATCGGTGGTTCGCTAGGCACTTTCTGTGCCGGATACGTCTGGACGCAAGCCGACTGGCTAGGTGTCTGCATCGTAGGAATCGCCTTCGCCATGATTTCTCTGCTTATCACGCTAAACTGCAAGAAATAA